One Chthoniobacterales bacterium genomic region harbors:
- a CDS encoding ribonuclease III domain-containing protein has product MPKKLPAEVRNAAWTGDAVLTLYVREWILREYGEMDAGRLTAFTSNQFLSALGNPTEVEAGIGRIYEREGLAAAFAEIEAKLLPLFLAQEKRRARERRG; this is encoded by the coding sequence ATGCCGAAAAAGCTCCCCGCCGAGGTCCGTAACGCCGCCTGGACCGGCGACGCCGTGCTCACGCTCTACGTGCGCGAGTGGATCCTCCGGGAATACGGTGAGATGGATGCCGGGAGGCTCACGGCGTTTACCTCGAACCAGTTCCTCAGCGCGCTCGGCAATCCCACGGAGGTCGAGGCCGGCATTGGCCGCATCTACGAGCGCGAGGGGCTCGCTGCCGCCTTTGCGGAGATCGAGGCGAAGCTGCTGCCGCTCTTTCTCGCGCAGGAGAAACGTCGCGCCCGCGAGCGCCGGGGCTAG